Below is a genomic region from Actinomadura sp. NAK00032.
AACGTCATCTTCACCATCGACGCCCCGCCGGTCGAGCACAAGGACACCGCCGACCTGGCCGAGGACGCCGAGGCCGACGGCGACATGGCGATCCCGCTGGTCGACAACAAGGCGCTGTGGACCGCGCGCGTCAACTCCCGCTCGCACGTGCGGCCCGGGCAGGACGTGCAGCTCGCCGTCGACACCCGCCGGCTGCACTTCTTCGACCCCTCCAGCGGCCTGGCGATCGGCCACCCGGACGCGGCGGCCCGGCACGGCGCCGCGGACCTGCGCAAGTAACACCCGGCGCCGGACCCGGCGACGCCCCCCGGCCCGCGCGGGCCGGGGGGCGTCGTCGTGCTCCCCGCGAGCCGGGGGGCCGCCGGGGCTACTTCACCGAGCCCGCGAGGACGCCCTGCACGAAGTACCGCTGGAAGGCGAAGAACACCGCCAGCGGGACGATCAGCGACAGGAACGCGCCGGGCGCGAGGATGTCGATGTTGCCGGTGAACTGCCGCATCTGGGACTGCAGCCACTTGGTCATCGGCTGCGACTCGGTGTCGGCGAACACCAGCGCGACCAGCAGGTCGTTCCACACCCACAGGAACTGGAAGATGCCGAGCGAGGCGATCGCCGGGCCGCCCAGCGGGAAGATCACCCGACGGAAGATCGTCCACTCCGAGCCGCCGTCCATCCGCGCCGCCTCCAGCAGGTCCCGGGGGATCGCGGCGAAGAAGTTGCGGAGCAGGAAGATCGCGAACGGCAGCCCGAACGCGACGTGGAACAGCACCACGCCGGTGACCGACCCGAACATCTGGAACCCGCCGAACTCGATCGCCCCGTACAGCTTGGCGACCGGGATCAGCGCGACCTGCACCGGCACCACCAGCAGCGCCACCACGATGATGAACAGCCAGTCCCGCCCGGGGAACTCCATCCACGCGAACGCGTAGGCGGCCAGCGAGGCGATCAGCACCACCAGCAGCGTCGCCGGGACGGTGATCAGCACGGTGTTCCAGAACGAGTCGACGAAGTCGCCCTTGTCCAGCAGCGCGCTGTAGGACTCCATCGTCAGCTGCGTCGGCTTGGTGAAGGCGTTCCACCAGCCGTCGGCGCTGTTGTCCTCGTTGGAGCGCAGCGACGCCACCAGCAGCCCGAGCGTCGGGACGAGCCAGAACAGCGCGATCAGCACCAGCAGCGCCTGCGCGGCGCCGCCGCCGACCCGGCCGACGATCCGGGCGGCCACGCCGCGGCGCGGCGCGCCCGCCGCGCCGCCGCCCTCCGCCTGCTCCTTCGTGGGTTCCACCGCGGTGCTCATTTGCGCTCCTGCCGCAGTCGCCGGATGTTGAACAGCATGGCGGGCAGCACCAGCAGGAACAGCAGCACGGCGATGGCGCTGCCGGCGCCCTGGTCGCCGCCCCCGCCGAACGACACCGTCCACATCTGCAGCGCCAGCACGTTGGCGTTCGGATCACCGCCGCCGATGATGAAGACGAGGTCGAAGACCTTCAGGACGTTGATCACCAGCGTCACCAGCACCACCATCAGGACGGGCGCCAGCAGCGGGATCGTCACCCGCCGGAACACCTGCCACTCGGTGGCGCCGTCCACCCGGGCCGCCTCCAGCGCGTCGCGGGGGATCGCGGCGAGCCCGGCGGCGATCAGCACCATCGCGAACCCGGACCACACCCACAGGTACGACCCGATGATCGCGGGGGTGATCAGGGTGCTGCCGAGCCATTCGGCGCCGCGGTAGGCGCCGGTGAAGTTGCCCTCGGGCAGCCGGACCGTGTACGTCCCGTCGGGGACGTCCTTCATCGTGAAGGTGCCGTCGGCCTCCGTGGTGGCCTTGGCGACCACCTTGCCGTCCTTCACGGCCTCGACCTTGATGCCGGGCAGGCCGGACTCCCCCGCGTTGGGGGTGTTCTGCTGCCCGCCGCCGCCGCGGGTGAAGTCGAACCAGACCGTCCCGGTCAGCTGCCCCGGCTTGGCGGCGGGGGGCCGCGCGGCCGGCTTCGCGTCCTTCGGCAGGTACTCCTGCTTGATCTTCAGCAGCGGGACGAGCGCGCTCTGCCCGGCCTGGTAGGAGTTCACGGTGACGACCGAGCCGCCCTCCGCGCGGACCGGCGCGTCGCCGCCGCTGCGCGGCCCGGCGCCCGGGTAGGTGGTGCCCTGCGCGAAGGTGTCGTGGATGGCGACGAGCGCCGCGTTCGCGACGCCCTTGTCGGGGTCCATCTGGTACACCAGCCGGAAGATCACGCCGGAGGCGAGGAAGGAGATCGCCATCGGCATGAACACCACGAGCTTGAACACCGTCGCCCACCGGATCCGCTCGGTGAGGACGGCGAACACCAGGCCGATGATGGTGACGATGGTCGGGGCCACCACCACCCAGATCGCGGTGTTGCGGACCGCGACGAGGTTGTTGTGCCCCTGGAAGACCCCGGTGTAGTTGTCGACGCCGACGAACGCGTCGCCCGAGGCGTCGAAGAAACTCCGGATCACCGAGTAGACGATCGGGTAGACGACCAGGAAGCCGAGCAGCAGCAGCGCCGGCAGCAGGAACGTCAGCGCGAGCCAGGACGGCGGGGTCAGCCGCTCGCGTCCCCGGCGGGCGCCGGGCCGCCGGGCGGCCGGTACGTCGACGGCGGCGGCGCCGCCGGCCGTCGCGGCCGGCGGCACCTCCTCATTGCGAGCCTTCATCCAGGGGTCCCCTACTTGTCGGCCCTACGCGTGCGCGTCACTTGTACGCCTTGGCGGCCTCGGCCTCCAGCTTGGCCTGCGTGCCCTTGACGTCGGTCGGCTTCATCACGAACTGGCGCAGCGCCTCCCACTCGCCCTTGCCGGGCGTCGCGCCG
It encodes:
- a CDS encoding ABC transporter permease subunit, producing MKARNEEVPPAATAGGAAAVDVPAARRPGARRGRERLTPPSWLALTFLLPALLLLGFLVVYPIVYSVIRSFFDASGDAFVGVDNYTGVFQGHNNLVAVRNTAIWVVVAPTIVTIIGLVFAVLTERIRWATVFKLVVFMPMAISFLASGVIFRLVYQMDPDKGVANAALVAIHDTFAQGTTYPGAGPRSGGDAPVRAEGGSVVTVNSYQAGQSALVPLLKIKQEYLPKDAKPAARPPAAKPGQLTGTVWFDFTRGGGGQQNTPNAGESGLPGIKVEAVKDGKVVAKATTEADGTFTMKDVPDGTYTVRLPEGNFTGAYRGAEWLGSTLITPAIIGSYLWVWSGFAMVLIAAGLAAIPRDALEAARVDGATEWQVFRRVTIPLLAPVLMVVLVTLVINVLKVFDLVFIIGGGDPNANVLALQMWTVSFGGGGDQGAGSAIAVLLFLLVLPAMLFNIRRLRQERK
- a CDS encoding carbohydrate ABC transporter permease, which produces MSTAVEPTKEQAEGGGAAGAPRRGVAARIVGRVGGGAAQALLVLIALFWLVPTLGLLVASLRSNEDNSADGWWNAFTKPTQLTMESYSALLDKGDFVDSFWNTVLITVPATLLVVLIASLAAYAFAWMEFPGRDWLFIIVVALLVVPVQVALIPVAKLYGAIEFGGFQMFGSVTGVVLFHVAFGLPFAIFLLRNFFAAIPRDLLEAARMDGGSEWTIFRRVIFPLGGPAIASLGIFQFLWVWNDLLVALVFADTESQPMTKWLQSQMRQFTGNIDILAPGAFLSLIVPLAVFFAFQRYFVQGVLAGSVK